The proteins below are encoded in one region of Carboxydocella sporoproducens DSM 16521:
- a CDS encoding Gfo/Idh/MocA family oxidoreductase, whose product MWFDCRSYKSSSIPGVETEGRKIKRIRWGILGMARIAREKFIPALHVTEDGELLAVASSSQQGQAQARQLGSKRVYSSYEELLQDPEIDAVYIPLPNALHKEWVIRAAAAKKHILCEKPLALTAADAEEMVSVCKRNGVFLAEAFMYRYHPQLQRVKMLLAQGVIGEVKYFRAGFSYLMNWEKKNIRLDPQLGGGCLFDIGCYCLDALNFLLGMKPEEIYATGVFHPEYKIDIAAAVNLKLEKGILAQLQFSFQQPFSDYCEIFGERGTITLPRAFRPDKAGGQGIILFTDAGGKQQEEVYQGDPYLLQLQVYHANLRTEDNDGAAMSRLIEQARLLEACFASLQQEQVVHL is encoded by the coding sequence ATATGGTTTGACTGCAGAAGCTATAAGAGCAGCAGTATTCCGGGTGTTGAAACGGAGGGAAGGAAAATAAAAAGAATTCGCTGGGGTATCCTGGGCATGGCCCGTATTGCCAGGGAAAAATTCATTCCTGCTTTGCACGTTACTGAGGATGGTGAACTTCTGGCAGTTGCTAGCTCCAGTCAACAAGGGCAGGCACAGGCCCGGCAGCTGGGCAGTAAGCGGGTATATTCCAGTTATGAGGAACTACTGCAGGACCCCGAAATAGATGCAGTCTATATACCCCTGCCTAACGCTCTGCATAAAGAGTGGGTAATTCGGGCCGCAGCAGCGAAAAAACATATCCTGTGTGAAAAACCCCTGGCTTTGACAGCTGCTGATGCCGAGGAGATGGTTTCAGTCTGTAAACGGAATGGGGTTTTTCTGGCAGAGGCTTTTATGTATCGCTACCATCCGCAGCTTCAGAGGGTAAAGATGCTTCTGGCCCAGGGTGTGATTGGAGAGGTCAAATACTTTCGCGCTGGTTTCAGCTATCTTATGAATTGGGAAAAGAAAAATATCCGTTTAGATCCACAATTGGGCGGAGGCTGTCTGTTTGATATCGGTTGCTATTGTCTCGATGCCTTGAATTTCCTACTCGGGATGAAACCTGAGGAGATTTATGCTACTGGAGTCTTTCACCCTGAGTACAAAATAGACATAGCAGCGGCTGTCAATTTGAAGCTGGAAAAGGGTATTCTAGCCCAATTACAATTCAGCTTTCAACAGCCCTTTAGCGATTATTGTGAGATTTTCGGCGAACGGGGAACGATCACGTTACCCCGGGCCTTTCGCCCCGATAAAGCCGGCGGCCAGGGTATCATCCTGTTCACTGATGCCGGGGGCAAACAACAAGAGGAAGTCTATCAAGGCGATCCCTATCTGTTGCAGCTACAGGTTTATCATGCTAACTTGCGAACAGAGGACAATGACGGGGCTGCAATGTCCCGGCTGATCGAACAGGCTCGCTTACTGGAAGCCTGCTTTGCTTCTCTACAACAGGAACAGGTGGTTCACTTATAA
- a CDS encoding transketolase, whose amino-acid sequence MVEADVRLIAEKAKEMRRQIIRMIGAAQSGHPGGSLSAADIVATLYFHEMRVDPAQPHWPERDRFVLCKGHAAPVLYAALAEKGFFPKEELLTLRRINSRLQGHPDMKKLPGVEMSTGSLGQGLSVSVGMALAARLDQVAWRVYALLGDGEIQEGQVWEAAMAAAHYKLDNLCAILDYNGLQIDGPCCEVMNSEPVAEKWRAFGWHVLEIDGHDITAIIGALAQARQTKGQPTIIIARTIKGKGVSFMEKQVGWHGTAPKPEQVEAALAELA is encoded by the coding sequence ATGGTAGAGGCAGATGTCAGGTTGATAGCGGAAAAAGCCAAAGAAATGCGCCGTCAAATAATCCGTATGATCGGAGCGGCCCAGTCCGGACACCCCGGCGGCTCCCTTTCGGCTGCGGATATCGTGGCTACCCTTTATTTCCATGAAATGCGGGTAGACCCGGCCCAACCTCACTGGCCAGAACGAGACAGGTTTGTACTGTGTAAAGGCCACGCTGCCCCGGTTCTCTATGCGGCTCTAGCGGAAAAGGGCTTCTTCCCCAAAGAAGAGCTGTTAACCCTGCGTCGCATTAATTCCCGCTTACAGGGTCACCCTGATATGAAAAAACTGCCCGGAGTAGAAATGTCTACTGGCTCTCTGGGACAGGGACTTTCAGTCAGCGTAGGCATGGCTCTGGCGGCAAGACTGGATCAGGTTGCCTGGCGGGTCTATGCCCTGCTAGGTGACGGAGAAATCCAGGAAGGACAGGTCTGGGAAGCGGCCATGGCTGCTGCTCATTACAAGCTGGATAATTTGTGCGCTATTCTGGACTATAACGGTCTGCAGATAGATGGGCCCTGCTGCGAAGTGATGAATTCCGAACCAGTTGCCGAGAAGTGGCGGGCTTTTGGCTGGCACGTCCTGGAGATTGATGGCCATGATATTACGGCCATAATCGGGGCCCTGGCTCAGGCCCGGCAGACCAAGGGGCAGCCGACAATTATCATAGCCAGAACCATTAAGGGTAAAGGGGTTTCCTTCATGGAAAAACAGGTGGGCTGGCATGGTACTGCTCCCAAACCGGAACAAGTTGAAGCAGCACTGGCTGAATTGGCTTGA
- a CDS encoding YitT family protein, with amino-acid sequence MTTWRKSKFILQSLGTLLGSLITAAGIVWFLAPNQIAAGGVSGIAIILNKLFGFPVGRSMLAMEIPLFIASTLALGWGFAARTFLGALTLPIFVDLLTPYLQPATSNLLLASLYGGVVTGAGIGLVFRSKGSTGGTDELAALLHKFVGLPLGQILLFIDGLVILGATLVFGVEKALYALITVFVAARVIDLVQEGIISAKAAFIISDHSEEIACNIMTRLDRGVTSLAGKGAYTGISRHVLLSVVSQSEVSRLKEVVYETDPQAFVIVTDVHEVLGEGFKKFN; translated from the coding sequence GGGCTCTCTGATCACTGCTGCCGGGATAGTCTGGTTTTTGGCCCCCAACCAGATTGCAGCCGGAGGTGTGAGCGGGATCGCCATTATCCTCAATAAGCTGTTTGGTTTTCCGGTTGGCCGCTCGATGCTGGCCATGGAAATTCCCCTGTTTATTGCCAGTACGCTGGCTCTGGGCTGGGGTTTTGCAGCTCGCACATTCCTGGGTGCCCTTACCCTGCCTATTTTTGTTGATTTGCTTACTCCCTATCTTCAGCCGGCAACCAGCAATTTGCTTCTGGCCAGCCTTTATGGCGGAGTGGTAACCGGGGCGGGGATTGGTCTGGTTTTTCGCAGCAAGGGCAGTACCGGTGGTACCGATGAACTGGCGGCCTTATTACATAAATTTGTAGGTTTACCGCTGGGGCAGATTCTGTTGTTTATTGATGGGCTGGTTATCCTGGGGGCGACCCTGGTTTTTGGGGTAGAAAAAGCCCTTTATGCGCTGATTACGGTTTTTGTGGCAGCCCGGGTAATTGATCTGGTCCAGGAAGGAATAATCTCGGCGAAAGCAGCTTTTATTATTTCAGATCATAGTGAGGAAATTGCCTGCAACATTATGACCCGCCTGGACAGGGGCGTAACTTCTCTGGCTGGTAAAGGAGCCTATACGGGCATCAGTCGGCATGTCCTTTTATCTGTTGTCAGTCAATCCGAGGTCAGCCGGCTGAAAGAGGTGGTCTATGAAACCGACCCGCAGGCATTTGTGATTGTTACAGATGTACACGAAGTTCTGGGCGAAGGATTTAAAAAATTCAACTAA
- a CDS encoding transketolase family protein: MSKIATREAYGKALAQLGAQNPAVVVLDADLSKSTKTADFAKVFPERFFNVGIAEQNLMGIAAGLAAAGKIPFASTFAMFATGRAFEQIRNSIAYPRLNVKIAATHAGITVGEDGGSHQTVEDIALMRVLPGMTVIVPADGIEAEQAVFAAAVHQGPVYLRFGRSAVPQVNADNYRFEIGKIYELRPGRDVTIFACGIMVAEALNAAENLAADGIEAQVINVPTIKPLDAEAVVQAARLTGAVVTAEEHSIIGGLGSAITETLAEHYPVLVERVGIKDTFGESGQPAELLQKYGLTAEAIRAAVFRVLKRREGK; encoded by the coding sequence ATGAGTAAAATTGCAACGAGAGAAGCTTATGGGAAAGCGCTGGCCCAGCTGGGAGCCCAGAATCCTGCGGTAGTGGTCCTGGACGCTGATTTGTCTAAATCCACCAAGACAGCAGACTTTGCCAAAGTGTTTCCGGAACGTTTTTTCAATGTTGGTATAGCTGAACAAAATCTCATGGGTATTGCCGCCGGTCTGGCCGCTGCCGGAAAAATTCCTTTTGCCAGTACTTTCGCTATGTTTGCTACCGGCAGAGCCTTTGAACAGATTCGTAACTCCATCGCCTATCCCAGGCTGAATGTTAAGATTGCCGCTACTCATGCAGGGATCACCGTTGGCGAGGACGGGGGTTCCCACCAGACGGTGGAGGACATAGCCCTGATGCGGGTATTACCAGGAATGACAGTGATTGTACCTGCTGATGGCATAGAAGCGGAGCAGGCAGTATTTGCAGCTGCTGTCCATCAGGGCCCGGTTTATCTCCGCTTTGGCCGCTCGGCAGTACCTCAGGTCAATGCGGATAACTATCGCTTTGAAATCGGCAAAATCTATGAACTGCGCCCAGGTCGGGATGTAACCATTTTTGCCTGTGGTATCATGGTAGCCGAAGCCCTGAATGCTGCGGAAAACCTGGCAGCTGACGGTATTGAGGCCCAGGTCATCAATGTGCCCACCATTAAGCCGCTGGATGCTGAGGCTGTGGTTCAGGCTGCCCGGTTGACAGGAGCGGTAGTAACTGCAGAAGAGCACAGTATCATTGGTGGTCTGGGCAGCGCTATTACCGAGACCCTGGCTGAGCATTATCCTGTCCTGGTGGAAAGGGTAGGGATTAAAGATACTTTTGGCGAGTCGGGACAACCGGCCGAACTTCTGCAAAAATATGGTTTGACTGCAGAAGCTATAAGAGCAGCAGTATTCCGGGTGTTGAAACGGAGGGAAGGAAAATAA
- a CDS encoding sensor histidine kinase: protein VLLETVRNGPQVIVRVRDNGPGIPPDLQERIFDPFYTTKEYGTGLGLTICRQLINAHGGQIRIDSHPGRTLVEFTLPLS, encoded by the coding sequence AAGTGCTTCTGGAAACTGTTCGGAACGGTCCACAGGTTATAGTGCGGGTAAGAGACAACGGTCCTGGTATTCCTCCTGACTTGCAGGAGCGCATTTTTGACCCTTTCTATACCACCAAAGAATACGGTACCGGTCTGGGACTCACCATCTGTCGCCAGCTGATAAATGCTCATGGCGGTCAAATCCGGATAGATAGCCATCCTGGCCGGACGCTGGTGGAATTTACTCTCCCTCTAAGCTGA